ATACTGATTTACAGAACTGTTTGTGTAGCCCACCGTATTTACGTCACCTTTATAGGCCGTATCGGTATACCCACCATGGTTCTGCATTGTGACATCAAACAGGAAGTACGGCTCTTTTGGATTCTCTTTTTGATTCACGGACTCTATGATTTTCTCATAGTTTGCCTGATCACTGATATGCTGACGAATTCTCTTTGCAGATGACGCAAAGTCATCAATCGTATAAAATTCGTCAAATTGAAGCATCCGGTAGGCACTCGTCCGCTTCCAGTTACTGCCCTTGTTGGGGTGCATAGCCTCTGCCCTGTATCCCTGACTCTTAAGTGTCGTTACCAGAGAATACTGGTCATGCGTGAAATAGCTTACATAAGGAACCATTCCCGGGAAACGCTTCACTGAGTTTCCAGTCAGAAACTCATATTCTGTCTTTGCCGTACCCCCTCCGCGAATGCATACCAGCGTATGCCCCTTAATCGTATTTTCCTTCATGGAATCATAAAACTCCATATAGGGCTGTGTTACATTAAAATCGCCTAACAAACGGTAATCTGCCCAGGATTCATTCATGATAGCAATAATATTCACAGGTTTTGTCTTATTCCCCCGGTCATCTGAAGATGTATCCACGTCTTTGGCCGTATCTTTTACCGCCTTTTCAGAATAACCTTCCGGAGGCGTCAGTCTCATATATTTGGCCACACACAGGAATCCCACTGTAGTTCCATATTCCTCATAGGTTTTATAAGGGCGGTAGAGATCGGTAAGTATACCAAGAGCTCCATTCCAGCCTACATTTAAGTAAATGAAGCTTAGGCCTGCAGCAAATACTGCTGTCAAACCTCTCATGAGTACTTTCCACTTAGGTTTTCTTACAAGTATGTAATCTTCGGACTGCCAGTACAGACCGATACTACAAAATGATGTTACACCAAATATTATAATTTCCCTGGTCAGCTGAAAATCATATCCTCCCGCTACTTCCATAGCGGTTCCCGCACTGAAAATATCTATAAATTGAAAAGGTTCTCCCCGAAACAAATAGACAAAATAAAAAACCAGGCTCATGGCCAGAAAAAAAATATTCCCTGCCAGCATAGTCCTGCGCCATGAATTTAGAATCAGCATCAGCAACATCAGAAGAACAAAAATAAAGACTACATTCAAAGCCATATATCCTGTCTCCATATCCTTCAACAAAGGATTATTTATAAACTCTATCTGCAGGAAAATATAGAAAGAGTTGGCTAAGGTGATTAGAAAATGCCAGATTTTAATCTTTCCGGCATCGCGTTTACCCGATTCTCTTTTCAGAAAGTTCCACAGCCAGACCGAAAAGGAAAACGCTACAGCCGCCACTAAAGCCATAAACTGTAATATCCCACTCCCATTTGCCTCAGGATTGTTTCCTATTATAGATGGATACTTGCTAGTTAAAAACACCAGAATCAGCGTCCAATAGAAAAACCCCGCGGCAAATGCACTTCTTAATCTGATATCTGTCAGTTTTTTCATCCCTGCTTCCATTGGTGACTTCTTTCTTCTGTCTTTACCCTTAAAAAACAACTCCGGTCACCTCGATCAATATTCCCCAGAATACACCCAGCGCATAAAGCATACCTGTAATTTTCAGATTTTCCCTGACGTTTTTATTCGTTCTGAAGAGAACCAGAAGACCTACACCGGCACCAACCAAAAGGCCTGCCATCATCTGTCCGCTCCCCAGGATACCATTCAGATATAGCTGGCTGATAGCCACAGAGGAGGCACAGTTTGGAATCAAACCTATCAGTGCCGCCAAGAATACCCCTGCAACCGGCCGACTGCTGGCTATGGAACCGATACGCTCCTGTCCCACCAGTTCCACAGCCAATCCGATTGCCAGAGATATTACGAAAATAAACAATGTGATTTGTACCGTATGAATAACTGCTGATTTAAAGATTCCTTCCTCCTCACAATGGCAATGTTCAT
The window above is part of the Novisyntrophococcus fermenticellae genome. Proteins encoded here:
- a CDS encoding LTA synthase family protein; the encoded protein is MKKLTDIRLRSAFAAGFFYWTLILVFLTSKYPSIIGNNPEANGSGILQFMALVAAVAFSFSVWLWNFLKRESGKRDAGKIKIWHFLITLANSFYIFLQIEFINNPLLKDMETGYMALNVVFIFVLLMLLMLILNSWRRTMLAGNIFFLAMSLVFYFVYLFRGEPFQFIDIFSAGTAMEVAGGYDFQLTREIIIFGVTSFCSIGLYWQSEDYILVRKPKWKVLMRGLTAVFAAGLSFIYLNVGWNGALGILTDLYRPYKTYEEYGTTVGFLCVAKYMRLTPPEGYSEKAVKDTAKDVDTSSDDRGNKTKPVNIIAIMNESWADYRLLGDFNVTQPYMEFYDSMKENTIKGHTLVCIRGGGTAKTEYEFLTGNSVKRFPGMVPYVSYFTHDQYSLVTTLKSQGYRAEAMHPNKGSNWKRTSAYRMLQFDEFYTIDDFASSAKRIRQHISDQANYEKIIESVNQKENPKEPYFLFDVTMQNHGGYTDTAYKGDVNTVGYTNSSVNQYLSLLKESDDALKYLIEYFEDYDEPTMIVMFGDHYPDLPESFTEWITGEKFEESTLEEQEKYFATPFFIWANYDIPEEEGILTSTNYLSTLMLEQTNLKMTPYNYYLSGLMEKMPALNHLGYIDDKGGYIRWEDMDTDYKKLELQYEALQYNELAKDAGRLDNFFTIKNSP